In Zea mays cultivar B73 chromosome 7, Zm-B73-REFERENCE-NAM-5.0, whole genome shotgun sequence, the following proteins share a genomic window:
- the LOC103633641 gene encoding flavin-containing monooxygenase FMO GS-OX-like 8 — protein MAWSSKKVCVVGAGVSGLVSARELRREGHDVTVMEQSGGVGGQWLYDPRTDASDPLGVAGAHSSVYASLRLNTPRESMGFSDYPFVYPAGNDDDGAGGDARRYPGHAEFLRYIRRFCDAFGLMDAVRLNTKVLHVAPSAPRGHGDGSVTRWTVRCSSRHGDCDGEAVTTEETTFDAVVVAVGQFTQPRLPVINGMDKWSRRQLHSHSYRVPDSFQDEAVVVVGCHASGVDIALELRAVARDVHVSVKSVDDGVAVSPGMRKAASRHHNLHLHPQIERLCEDGQVTFADGSRVVADSIVYCTGYGYSFPFLDTGGLVTVDDGSRVGPLYEHTFPPALAPSLSFVGVPKRVVVPRFYETQARWVAEVLSGRRALPSSEEMMRAAEGYHHPAREMMVAGVPKHLAHDIFDDYDYCDEFGEKHCGFPRLERWKKELRWSSIARQRGEGEGEGEDSESFRDVYRDSDLVREGLQAQGWPWPAGSHQHK, from the exons ATGGCGTGGTCGTCCAAGAAGGTCTGCGTAGTGGGCGCCGGCGTCTCGGGGCTGGTCTCCGCCCGCGAGTTGCGCCGGGAGGGCCACGACGTGACGGTCATGGAGCAGAGCGGCGGCGTAGGCGGGCAGTGGCTGTACGACCCGCGGACCGACGCCAGCGACCCCCTCGGCGTGGCCGGCGCGCACAGCAGCGTCTACGCCTCTCTCCGGCTCAACACGCCGAGGGAGAGCATGGGCTTCTCCGACTACCCTTTCGTCTACCCCGCGGGCAACGACGACGACGGTGCCGGCGGCGACGCCCGGCGGTACCCGGGGCACGCCGAGTTCCTGAGGTACATCAGGCGCTTCTGCGACGCGTTCGGGCTCATGGACGCCGTCAGGCTCAACACCAAGGTCCTGCACGTCGCCCCGTCGGCGCCGCGCGGCCACGGCGACGGCAGCGTGACGCGGTGGACGGTGAGGTGCTCGTCGAGACACGGTGACTGCGACGGCGAGGCGGTCACcacggaggagacgacgttcgacgccgtcgtcgtcgccgtcggccAGTTCACCCAGCCAAGGCTCCCCGTGATCAACG GCATGGACAAGTGGAGCAGGAGGCAGCTGCACTCCCACTCGTACCGGGTCCCGGACTCCTTCCAAGACGAAGCGGTGGTGGTCGTGGGATGCCACGCGAGCGGCGTGGACATCGCGCTGGAGCTCCGCGCGGTGGCGAGAGACGTGCACGTCAGCGTCAAGTCCGTGGACGACGGCGTCGCCGTGTCCCCCGGCATGAGGAAAGCTGCGTCCAGGCACCACAACCTACACCTCCACCCGCAG ATCGAGCGCTTGTGCGAGGATGGGCAGGTAACGTTCGCCGACGGCTCGCGCGTCGTCGCCGACTCCATCGTCTACTGCACTGGGTACGGCTACTCGTTCCCGTTCCTGGACACGGGAGGCCTGGTCACCGTCGACGACGGCAGCCGCGTCGGCCCGCTGTACGAGCACACGTTCCCgccggcgctggcgccgtcgCTGTCCTTCGTGGGCGTGCCCAAGAGGGTGGTGGTGCCACGGTTCTACGAGACGCAGGCGAGGTGGGTGGCGGAGGTGCTGTCGGGGCGGAGGGCGCTGCCGTCGTCGGAGGAGATGATGCGCGCAGCCGAGGGGTACCACCACCCAGCCAGGGAGATGATGGTGGCCGGCGTGCCCAAGCACCTGGCGCATGACATCTTCGACGACTATGACTACTGCGACGAGTTCGGGGAGAAGCACTGCGGGTTCCCGCGGCTGGAGAGATGGAAGAAGGAGCTCCGGTGGTCGTCCATAGCAAGACAAaggggcgagggcgagggcgagggcgaggaCTCGGAGAGCTTCCGTGACGTGTACCGCGACAGCGACTTGGTTCGGGAGGGGTTGCAGGCACAGGGCTGGCCCTGGCCGGCTGGCTCACACCAACACAAGTAG